A single genomic interval of Pseudomonas sp. FeN3W harbors:
- a CDS encoding DNA-binding protein: MDAVKDRALQLIRTAGPKRLSEKGGKNYDRWRNISSNKIRIGTEEVGILAEAFPEYALWLVSGRIEPENGHRSPDYDEANSKLPNQSAG, from the coding sequence ATGGATGCCGTGAAGGATAGAGCGCTTCAATTGATACGAACTGCCGGTCCGAAGCGATTGAGCGAGAAAGGCGGGAAGAACTATGACCGCTGGAGAAACATCAGCAGCAACAAGATCAGGATTGGAACTGAGGAAGTAGGCATCCTGGCCGAAGCATTTCCTGAATACGCCCTATGGCTTGTTAGTGGTCGGATAGAGCCTGAAAATGGTCACCGTAGCCCTGATTACGACGAGGCAAATTCAAAATTGCCCAATCAAAGCGCGGGATAG
- a CDS encoding cytochrome c3 family protein, with amino-acid sequence MKSLLSFLKRYWAVLRRPSVHYSLGALVLGGFIAGIIFWGGFNTTLEATNTEAFCISCHEMEDNVFMEIKETIHYSNRSGVRATCPDCHVPHQWTDKIARKMQASKEVWGKIFGTISTREKFLDKRRELAEHEWARLKANDSLECRNCHAFDSMDFTRQSKRAAQFHSTALASGEATCIDCHKGIAHKLPDMRGVPGW; translated from the coding sequence ATGAAGTCGCTACTGTCGTTCCTCAAGCGCTACTGGGCCGTGCTGCGCCGGCCCAGCGTGCACTACAGCCTGGGCGCGCTCGTGCTCGGCGGATTCATCGCCGGCATCATTTTCTGGGGTGGCTTCAACACCACCCTGGAAGCCACCAACACCGAAGCCTTCTGCATCTCCTGCCACGAAATGGAGGACAACGTGTTCATGGAGATCAAGGAGACCATCCACTACAGCAACCGCTCCGGCGTGCGCGCCACCTGCCCGGACTGCCACGTCCCGCACCAGTGGACCGACAAGATCGCGCGCAAGATGCAGGCTTCCAAGGAAGTCTGGGGCAAGATCTTTGGCACCATCAGCACCCGCGAGAAGTTCCTCGACAAACGCCGCGAACTCGCCGAGCACGAGTGGGCGCGGCTGAAGGCCAACGACTCGCTGGAATGCCGCAACTGCCATGCCTTCGACTCCATGGACTTCACCCGCCAGAGCAAGCGCGCCGCGCAGTTCCACTCCACCGCCCTGGCCAGCGGCGAGGCAACCTGCATCGACTGCCACAAGGGCATCGCCCACAAGCTGCCGGACATGAGAGGGGTCCCGGGCTGGTAA
- a CDS encoding DUF5447 family protein codes for MQKPASYQRLPHAQDCDCSVCWSRREMAKPARSRSTQCAQCRPV; via the coding sequence ATGCAGAAGCCGGCCAGCTATCAACGCCTTCCGCACGCCCAGGACTGCGACTGCTCTGTCTGCTGGTCCAGACGCGAAATGGCGAAACCCGCTCGCTCCCGGTCCACACAATGCGCCCAATGCCGCCCCGTCTAG
- a CDS encoding PIN-like domain-containing protein has product MKNQYGWHLPLPEEEIKKAWDNGVLTVDTNVLLDLYRYHENTRNSLLESIAAFDGRVWLSHQAATEFFRNRKRVIVSSSKGFQQAAEDISKLQQSLQNNISQLAGNRLIPSEITNQLDKTIRTAANEALNQIRKIEQDFPNFLNEDRRRQKLSATPDLSGTVLPLCLIPNSALKSAPPFKSVVPKASACAGLPA; this is encoded by the coding sequence ATGAAAAACCAATACGGATGGCATTTACCTCTACCGGAAGAGGAGATTAAGAAGGCTTGGGATAATGGTGTGCTTACCGTCGATACAAATGTACTTCTTGACTTATACAGGTATCATGAAAACACTCGAAACAGCCTGCTAGAAAGCATTGCTGCATTTGATGGTCGAGTTTGGCTCTCACATCAAGCAGCCACCGAATTTTTCAGAAATCGTAAGAGAGTAATCGTATCCTCTTCAAAAGGATTTCAGCAGGCCGCAGAGGACATATCAAAGCTACAACAGTCGCTTCAGAACAACATATCTCAATTAGCTGGGAATAGACTCATACCCTCTGAAATTACAAACCAACTTGATAAAACCATACGAACAGCTGCCAATGAGGCACTAAACCAAATTCGCAAAATAGAACAAGACTTCCCAAACTTTTTGAATGAAGACCGGCGGCGGCAAAAACTGAGTGCAACACCTGACCTTTCCGGTACGGTGCTGCCCCTATGTCTTATACCGAACTCAGCGTTGAAGAGCGCGCCACCATTCAAATCGGTCGTACCCAAGGCTTCAGCCTGCGCAGGATTGCCTGCTTGA
- a CDS encoding IS30-like element ISPsp7 family transposase gives MSYTELSVEERATIQIGRTQGFSLRRIACLINRSPSTISRELRRNRGACGGYSARLAQQQMQARRQVCRPMRKLLPGSERFELVTHMLRERLSPEQIAGKLRSMNIPNLRDAYVCRETIYNAIYALPVGELRKELIICLRQGKTTRRPRSGGVDRRGQIPEMVSIHVRPPEIEDRLMPGHWEGDLIKGKANASSVGTLVERTSGYLMLVKMNDATATSALEGFSAALNSMPLEMRKSMTYDQGREMARHAEITQRTGVAIYFCDPHSPWQRGSNENINGLIRQYLPKGTDLSVHSQEELDAIALQLNMRPRKRFDFKCPIEVMGEVMQNAMAMRHDAPVSIQ, from the coding sequence ATGTCTTATACCGAACTCAGCGTTGAAGAGCGCGCCACCATTCAAATCGGTCGTACCCAAGGCTTCAGCCTGCGCAGGATTGCCTGCTTGATCAACCGATCCCCTTCGACCATCAGCCGTGAGCTGCGCCGTAACCGAGGTGCTTGCGGTGGCTACTCGGCCCGCCTGGCCCAGCAGCAAATGCAGGCCCGCCGCCAGGTTTGTCGACCGATGCGAAAACTGTTGCCGGGTAGCGAGCGCTTCGAACTGGTGACCCATATGCTGCGTGAGCGTTTGTCTCCCGAGCAGATTGCCGGCAAGCTGCGCAGCATGAACATACCCAACCTGCGAGATGCCTACGTCTGTCGCGAGACGATCTACAACGCGATCTATGCCCTGCCAGTGGGTGAGCTGCGTAAGGAGCTGATCATCTGTCTGCGCCAAGGCAAGACGACGCGCCGGCCGCGCTCTGGTGGCGTGGATCGGCGCGGCCAGATCCCCGAGATGGTCAGTATTCATGTGCGCCCGCCGGAGATTGAAGACAGGCTGATGCCGGGGCATTGGGAAGGCGACCTCATCAAGGGTAAGGCCAACGCCTCGTCCGTCGGTACGCTGGTGGAACGCACCAGTGGCTACCTGATGTTGGTGAAGATGAACGACGCGACGGCGACTTCGGCGCTGGAAGGCTTCAGCGCCGCGCTCAATAGCATGCCGCTGGAGATGCGCAAGAGCATGACTTACGACCAGGGCCGGGAGATGGCGCGACACGCCGAGATCACCCAAAGAACCGGCGTGGCGATCTACTTCTGCGACCCGCACAGCCCCTGGCAGCGCGGCAGCAACGAAAACATCAACGGCCTGATTCGCCAGTACTTGCCCAAGGGCACAGACCTGTCGGTACATAGCCAGGAGGAGCTGGACGCCATTGCGCTGCAACTGAACATGCGACCGCGCAAGCGCTTCGACTTCAAATGCCCCATCGAGGTGATGGGAGAGGTCATGCAAAATGCCATGGCAATGCGGCATGATGCTCCGGTTTCAATTCAATAA
- the pcaD gene encoding 3-oxoadipate enol-lactonase, with the protein MPSVKLADVSLNYRFDGADNAPVLVLSNSLGTSLGMWDEQIPAFSEHFRVLRYDTRGHGESSVSAGPYSIEQLGWDVLALLDALDIARFSFCGLSMGGLIGQWLGIHAGDRLQRLVLCNTGAKIGTDEIWNARIDSVLAGREQTMRDMRDASIARWFTAGFAEANPATVARITEMIASTSPDGYAANCAAVRDADYRAQLGTIKAPTLVVCGAKDPVTTVEHGQFIQANIPGAELVAFEAAHLSNVEAGDAFTQRVLTFLHG; encoded by the coding sequence ATGCCGAGCGTAAAACTGGCTGATGTAAGCCTGAACTATCGATTCGACGGTGCGGATAACGCGCCGGTGCTGGTGCTCTCCAACTCTCTGGGTACCAGCCTGGGCATGTGGGACGAGCAGATTCCCGCATTCTCAGAGCATTTTCGAGTGCTGCGCTACGATACGCGCGGCCACGGCGAGTCGAGCGTCAGCGCTGGGCCCTACAGTATCGAGCAGCTGGGATGGGACGTGCTGGCGCTGCTCGATGCATTGGACATCGCGCGTTTCTCCTTCTGCGGTCTCTCCATGGGCGGGCTGATCGGGCAGTGGCTCGGAATACATGCCGGCGACCGGCTGCAACGGCTGGTGCTGTGCAATACCGGTGCGAAAATCGGTACCGACGAAATATGGAACGCCCGCATCGACAGCGTCCTGGCCGGCCGCGAGCAGACCATGCGCGACATGCGAGATGCATCCATTGCTCGCTGGTTCACCGCAGGCTTTGCCGAGGCGAACCCAGCAACAGTGGCACGCATCACCGAGATGATCGCCAGTACCTCACCGGACGGCTACGCTGCCAACTGCGCGGCGGTGCGCGATGCCGACTATCGCGCGCAACTGGGCACGATCAAGGCGCCAACACTGGTCGTTTGCGGCGCCAAGGACCCGGTGACAACCGTCGAGCATGGCCAATTTATCCAGGCCAACATCCCAGGGGCCGAACTGGTCGCTTTCGAGGCCGCGCATCTGTCCAACGTCGAGGCGGGCGACGCGTTTACGCAGCGGGTGCTGACGTTTTTGCACGGCTGA
- the dcd gene encoding dCTP deaminase has translation MSIKSDKWIRRMAQEHGMIEPFVERQVRTEGNDRLISYGVSSYGYDVRCADEFKVFTNINSATVDPKNFDEKSFVDIKSDVCIIPPNSFALARTVEYFRIPRNVLTICLGKSTYARCGIIVNVTPLEPEWEGHVTLEFSNTTTLPAKIYANEGVAQMLFLESDEECEVSYRDRGGKYQGQRGVTLPKA, from the coding sequence ATGAGCATCAAATCGGACAAGTGGATTCGCCGCATGGCCCAGGAACACGGCATGATCGAGCCCTTCGTCGAGCGCCAGGTGCGCACCGAGGGCAATGATCGGCTGATTTCTTACGGCGTCTCCAGTTATGGCTACGACGTGCGTTGCGCCGATGAATTCAAGGTGTTCACCAACATCAATTCGGCGACGGTCGATCCGAAGAATTTCGACGAGAAGAGCTTCGTCGACATCAAGAGCGACGTCTGCATCATTCCGCCTAACTCCTTCGCCCTGGCGCGTACCGTCGAGTACTTCCGCATCCCGCGCAACGTGCTGACCATCTGCCTGGGCAAGAGCACCTACGCGCGTTGCGGCATCATCGTCAACGTCACGCCGCTGGAGCCGGAATGGGAAGGGCATGTGACCCTGGAGTTTTCCAACACCACGACGCTGCCGGCCAAGATCTATGCGAACGAGGGGGTCGCGCAGATGCTGTTCCTCGAGTCCGACGAAGAGTGCGAAGTGTCTTACCGCGACCGCGGCGGCAAGTACCAGGGCCAGCGCGGCGTGACGCTACCGAAGGCCTGA
- a CDS encoding pseudouridine synthase: protein MRLDRYLANRARLSRQDVQRLLADGRVQVNGETSQIMDQEVRVFDRIELDGELLQAGKAARYLMLHKPTGCVSATQDATHRTVLDLIDEPDKQDLHIAGRLDFNTTGLMLLTNDGQWSRRLTQPTSLQGKVYLVETEDEIDPACVDVFARGIYFRFENLTTLPAELVLLAPRRARLTLHEGRYHQVKRMFGHFNNKVTALHRESMGPLTLDPALEPGRYRPLTAHEIAQI from the coding sequence ATGCGCCTTGATCGCTACCTTGCCAACCGCGCACGTCTCAGTCGTCAGGACGTCCAACGCCTGCTGGCCGACGGCCGAGTGCAGGTGAATGGCGAAACCAGCCAGATAATGGATCAGGAAGTTCGCGTATTCGACCGAATCGAGCTGGATGGAGAACTGCTGCAAGCAGGCAAAGCGGCGCGCTACCTGATGCTGCATAAGCCGACCGGATGCGTCAGCGCTACCCAGGATGCGACACACCGAACCGTGCTCGATCTGATCGACGAGCCGGACAAGCAGGACCTGCACATCGCCGGCCGCCTCGACTTCAACACCACCGGCCTTATGCTGCTCACTAACGACGGCCAATGGTCTCGCCGCCTGACCCAGCCGACCAGCCTGCAGGGCAAGGTCTATCTGGTCGAAACCGAAGACGAGATCGACCCAGCCTGCGTTGATGTTTTTGCCCGAGGCATATACTTCCGCTTCGAAAACCTCACCACCCTGCCCGCCGAACTCGTGCTACTCGCCCCCCGCCGCGCGCGCCTGACCCTGCACGAGGGACGCTACCATCAGGTCAAGCGCATGTTCGGCCACTTCAACAACAAGGTCACCGCCCTGCATCGCGAAAGCATGGGCCCTCTCACGCTGGACCCAGCACTGGAACCTGGCCGGTATCGACCACTGACCGCGCACGAGATCGCTCAAATCTAA
- a CDS encoding helix-turn-helix domain-containing protein, with amino-acid sequence MELEELEPSKLIGPQQDVETVECWADRNGISPGMARAWASRGVIPTVKLGKRRMVNSAMLRHWLLEQEWAA; translated from the coding sequence ATGGAACTGGAAGAGCTAGAACCTTCAAAGCTGATCGGCCCCCAGCAGGACGTGGAAACCGTCGAATGCTGGGCTGACCGTAATGGCATTAGTCCCGGCATGGCCCGCGCCTGGGCGTCGCGCGGTGTGATACCGACCGTAAAGCTCGGCAAACGGCGCATGGTGAACAGCGCAATGCTTCGTCACTGGCTGCTGGAACAGGAGTGGGCCGCATGA
- the apbC gene encoding iron-sulfur cluster carrier protein ApbC yields MSVTREAVENVLRQYTDPHLNQDPVSAGCVRSIEVQGDRVSVQLELGYAAALFRSGWAQMLAMAIEHLEGVSRADVQVDCVVRPHKAQDQVPALANVKNIIAVASGKGGVGKSTTAANLALALAREGARVGVLDADIYGPSQGIMFGIAEGTRPEIRDGKAFIPLEAHGVQVMSMAFLSDDKTPMVWRGPMVSGALLQLITQTAWNDLDYLVVDMPPGTGDIQLTLAQKVPVTGAVIVTTPQDLALLDAKKGVEMFRKVNIPVLGVVENMAIHICSNCGHAEHLFGEGGGEKLAAQYNVDLLASLPLSMAIRSQADAGKPTAIADPESQIAMIYQEVARTVGARIAQSGQIIAQSMPKIVISKD; encoded by the coding sequence ATGTCCGTCACTCGCGAAGCTGTGGAAAACGTCCTGCGCCAATACACCGATCCCCATTTGAATCAGGATCCGGTGAGCGCCGGTTGCGTGCGTTCGATCGAGGTGCAGGGTGATCGGGTCAGTGTGCAGCTGGAGTTGGGCTATGCCGCTGCGCTGTTTCGCAGTGGCTGGGCACAGATGCTGGCGATGGCTATCGAGCATCTGGAGGGTGTCAGTCGCGCCGATGTCCAGGTCGATTGCGTGGTTCGCCCGCACAAGGCTCAGGACCAGGTGCCGGCACTGGCCAATGTGAAGAACATCATCGCCGTGGCATCCGGCAAGGGTGGCGTGGGCAAGTCGACCACGGCCGCCAATCTGGCTCTGGCCCTGGCGCGCGAAGGCGCGCGGGTAGGCGTGCTCGATGCCGACATCTACGGTCCGAGCCAGGGCATCATGTTCGGCATCGCCGAAGGCACGCGCCCGGAGATTCGCGATGGCAAGGCGTTCATCCCGCTGGAGGCCCACGGCGTGCAAGTCATGTCCATGGCGTTCCTGTCAGATGACAAGACGCCGATGGTCTGGCGCGGGCCGATGGTTTCCGGTGCGCTGTTGCAGCTGATCACTCAGACCGCCTGGAATGATCTCGATTATCTGGTTGTGGACATGCCGCCGGGAACGGGCGATATCCAGCTGACGCTCGCGCAAAAAGTGCCGGTTACGGGGGCGGTGATCGTCACCACGCCGCAGGATCTGGCGTTGCTCGATGCGAAAAAAGGCGTGGAGATGTTCCGCAAGGTGAACATTCCGGTGCTTGGTGTGGTGGAGAACATGGCTATCCATATCTGCTCGAATTGCGGCCATGCCGAACATCTCTTCGGCGAGGGCGGCGGTGAGAAGCTGGCGGCGCAGTACAACGTCGATCTGCTGGCCTCGTTGCCGTTGTCTATGGCGATCCGTAGCCAGGCGGATGCGGGCAAGCCGACTGCGATTGCCGATCCGGAAAGCCAGATCGCGATGATCTATCAAGAAGTCGCACGCACCGTGGGTGCTCGTATCGCCCAGAGCGGGCAGATCATTGCGCAGTCGATGCCGAAGATCGTCATCTCCAAGGACTGA
- a CDS encoding cysteine-rich CWC family protein, whose amino-acid sequence MSEPVDPSRCPLCGQPNQCGECDPTTAQPCWCFTTPIPDRVLERIPATLRNQACICQRCARSETTPPDAP is encoded by the coding sequence ATGAGCGAGCCTGTAGATCCTTCCCGCTGCCCGCTCTGCGGTCAGCCCAATCAGTGCGGCGAGTGCGATCCAACAACGGCCCAGCCCTGCTGGTGCTTCACGACCCCCATCCCCGATCGCGTGCTCGAGCGCATTCCGGCCACGCTCCGAAATCAGGCCTGCATCTGCCAGCGTTGCGCTCGCAGCGAAACCACGCCGCCAGATGCGCCTTGA
- the metG gene encoding methionine--tRNA ligase, with protein sequence MSEARQILVTSALPYANGSIHLGHMLEYIQTDMWVRFQKLRGNQCIYVCADDAHGSAIMLRAEKEGITPEQLIANVQAEHGSDFADFLVDFDNFHSTHSEENRELAELIYTRLRDAGHIATRSVTQYFDPEKGMFLADRFIKGTCPKCAAEDQYGDNCEKCGATYEPTELKDPRSAISGATPVLKDSKHFFFKLPDFEAMLKQWTRGGALQESVANKIAEWLDGGLQEWDISRDAPYFGFEIPGEPGKYFYVWLDAPIGYMASFENLCKRRPELSFDTFWSKDSTAELYHFIGKDIINFHTLFWPAMLEGAGFRKPTAVNVHGYLTVNGQKMSKSRGTFIKARTYLDHLNPEYLRYYYASKLGRGVDDLDLNLEDFVQKVNSDLVGKVVNIASRCAGFIHKGNGGVMVDANPEPELWAAFQAAAPSIAEAYEARDFARAMREIMALADRANAWIADKAPWALNKVEGKQAEVQEICAFGVNLFRQLVIFLKPVLPNLATAAEHFLNVEPLTWNDHATPLANHQLNAFTPLMTRIEPAKIEAMIEASKEDLASSEAAAAPAGNGELTKQPIAAEINFDAFAAVDLRIALIEKAEFVEGADKLLRLTLDIGDAKRNVFSGIKSAYPDPSKLEGRLTLYVANLAPRKMKFGMSEGMVLAAGPGGSEIYLLSPDNGAKPGQRVM encoded by the coding sequence ATGTCCGAAGCTCGCCAGATTCTCGTTACCAGCGCCCTGCCCTACGCCAACGGTTCGATCCACCTCGGTCACATGCTCGAGTACATCCAGACCGACATGTGGGTGCGCTTCCAGAAACTGCGCGGCAACCAGTGCATTTATGTCTGCGCCGACGACGCTCACGGCTCGGCGATCATGCTGCGTGCCGAGAAAGAAGGCATCACGCCCGAGCAATTGATCGCCAACGTGCAGGCCGAGCACGGCAGTGATTTCGCCGACTTCCTGGTGGACTTCGACAACTTCCACTCCACCCACTCGGAAGAGAACCGCGAGCTTGCCGAACTGATCTACACACGCCTGCGCGACGCCGGCCACATCGCAACCCGCTCGGTGACCCAGTATTTCGACCCCGAGAAAGGTATGTTTCTCGCCGACCGCTTCATCAAGGGCACCTGTCCGAAGTGTGCCGCCGAGGACCAGTACGGCGACAATTGCGAGAAATGCGGCGCCACCTATGAGCCAACCGAGCTGAAAGATCCGCGCTCGGCAATCTCCGGCGCGACGCCAGTGCTGAAGGACTCCAAGCACTTCTTCTTCAAGTTGCCGGACTTCGAGGCCATGCTCAAGCAATGGACCCGCGGCGGTGCGCTGCAGGAATCGGTCGCCAACAAGATCGCCGAATGGCTCGACGGAGGCCTGCAGGAATGGGACATCTCGCGGGACGCACCCTACTTCGGCTTCGAGATTCCGGGCGAGCCGGGCAAGTATTTCTACGTCTGGCTGGACGCGCCGATCGGCTACATGGCCAGCTTCGAGAACCTGTGCAAACGCCGCCCGGAACTGAGCTTCGACACCTTCTGGAGCAAGGACTCGACCGCCGAGCTGTACCACTTCATCGGCAAGGACATCATCAACTTCCACACCCTGTTCTGGCCCGCCATGCTGGAAGGCGCCGGTTTCCGCAAGCCGACCGCCGTCAACGTGCACGGTTACCTGACCGTGAACGGGCAGAAGATGTCCAAGTCGCGTGGCACCTTTATCAAGGCGCGCACTTATCTCGATCACCTGAACCCGGAATACCTACGCTACTACTACGCCTCCAAACTGGGTCGCGGTGTGGATGACCTCGACCTGAACCTCGAGGACTTCGTGCAGAAGGTCAACTCCGATCTGGTCGGCAAGGTGGTCAACATCGCCAGCCGCTGCGCCGGCTTCATCCACAAAGGCAATGGCGGGGTGATGGTCGATGCCAACCCCGAACCGGAACTGTGGGCTGCCTTCCAGGCCGCCGCACCGAGCATCGCCGAGGCCTATGAAGCGCGCGACTTCGCCCGTGCAATGCGCGAGATCATGGCGCTCGCTGACCGTGCCAACGCCTGGATTGCCGACAAGGCTCCGTGGGCGCTGAACAAGGTTGAAGGCAAGCAGGCCGAGGTACAGGAAATCTGTGCTTTCGGCGTCAACCTGTTCCGCCAGCTGGTCATCTTCCTCAAGCCGGTGCTGCCGAACCTTGCCACAGCTGCCGAGCATTTCCTCAATGTCGAGCCGCTCACCTGGAACGACCATGCGACGCCGCTGGCCAACCACCAGCTCAATGCTTTCACACCACTGATGACTCGCATCGAGCCAGCGAAGATCGAGGCCATGATCGAAGCATCCAAAGAAGACCTCGCCTCCAGCGAAGCCGCAGCTGCCCCGGCAGGCAATGGCGAACTGACCAAGCAGCCCATCGCCGCGGAAATCAACTTCGACGCCTTTGCCGCGGTCGATCTGCGCATTGCGCTGATCGAAAAGGCCGAGTTCGTCGAAGGCGCCGACAAGCTGCTGCGTCTGACCCTGGACATCGGCGATGCCAAGCGCAACGTTTTCTCCGGCATCAAGAGCGCCTACCCGGACCCGAGCAAGCTGGAGGGTCGTCTGACCCTCTACGTCGCCAACCTGGCGCCGCGCAAGATGAAGTTCGGAATGTCGGAAGGCATGGTCCTGGCGGCTGGCCCGGGAGGTAGCGAGATCTACCTGCTGAGCCCCGACAACGGCGCCAAGCCGGGTCAGCGCGTCATGTAA
- a CDS encoding cold-shock protein has product MSNRQTGTVKWFNDEKGFGFITPQSGDDLFVHFRAIQGDGFKSLKEGQQVSFVATRGQKGMQAEEVQVI; this is encoded by the coding sequence ATGTCCAATCGCCAAACCGGTACCGTTAAGTGGTTCAACGATGAGAAAGGCTTCGGCTTCATCACTCCGCAATCCGGTGACGACCTCTTCGTACACTTCCGTGCCATTCAAGGTGACGGCTTCAAGAGCCTGAAAGAAGGCCAGCAAGTCTCCTTCGTCGCTACCCGCGGCCAGAAAGGCATGCAAGCTGAGGAAGTTCAGGTTATCTAA
- a CDS encoding nitrate reductase cytochrome c-type subunit, whose protein sequence is MKFRLLPLVLLAVFGLAIAAETDYPLDAPAPAGLRPGGTLTHEFTPPPLHDEENKDIRRERNYPEQPPTIPHTIRGYQVDRNSNRCLACHSRANSIRAQAPMISITHYTDRDSQTLAAVAPRRYFCTQCHVPQQDVKPLVENRFQNIDELLYREISPSSHGN, encoded by the coding sequence ATGAAATTCCGCCTACTGCCGCTGGTCCTGCTCGCGGTATTCGGCCTGGCCATAGCCGCCGAAACCGACTATCCGCTGGACGCTCCCGCCCCTGCCGGACTCCGTCCGGGTGGCACCCTCACCCACGAATTCACCCCACCGCCACTGCACGACGAAGAGAACAAGGACATCCGCCGCGAACGCAACTACCCCGAGCAGCCGCCGACCATCCCCCACACCATCCGCGGCTACCAGGTCGACCGCAACAGCAACCGCTGCCTCGCCTGCCACAGCCGCGCCAACAGCATCCGCGCCCAGGCACCGATGATCAGCATCACCCACTACACCGACCGCGACAGCCAGACCCTGGCCGCCGTCGCGCCACGGCGCTACTTCTGCACCCAGTGCCACGTGCCGCAGCAGGATGTGAAGCCACTGGTGGAAAACCGGTTCCAGAACATCGACGAGCTGCTGTACCGGGAAATCTCGCCATCCAGCCATGGCAATTGA
- a CDS encoding helix-turn-helix domain-containing protein produces the protein MSKFFEDLLESVQQMDEIHRGERQPSREFVVDSLQVKEIRKATGLTQAKFAAMIDVQLGTLRNWEQGRREPTGPAKALLRAIHNDPKHVIQALSSV, from the coding sequence ATGAGCAAATTCTTCGAAGATCTTCTAGAAAGCGTCCAGCAGATGGACGAGATTCACCGTGGCGAACGTCAACCCTCGCGGGAGTTCGTCGTCGACTCGCTGCAGGTGAAAGAGATCCGCAAAGCAACCGGTCTGACCCAGGCCAAGTTCGCGGCGATGATCGACGTTCAACTGGGTACGCTGCGTAACTGGGAACAAGGCCGACGCGAGCCGACCGGACCGGCAAAGGCGCTGCTGCGCGCCATCCATAACGATCCCAAACACGTCATCCAGGCGCTTTCTTCCGTCTGA
- a CDS encoding PIN-like domain-containing protein, with translation MMLRFQFNNRVALSSCNRHPILNRLLDIFDGSVGSDFAPELKDALAKTAEDRKNNKIPPGYMDKGKESDRSHGDFYLWQQVLNHAKENQCPVILVTSERKEDWWEEHYGNIVGPRPELLKEINEIAGQTVLIYQTTKFIQHASERLGSRVDQSIVEEIRAIGQAREKSGQAVNVVEQTAVMASPEENFGLLEIELARPVTNFTTTGHFSPYLDEVPNVYVDVLESPDGAPDFQVYASTGTRHDFNIHVRSRFKGTPMPTGKYIFNYHAAIYAELEEEIQSIDNEELG, from the coding sequence ATGATGCTCCGGTTTCAATTCAATAACCGTGTTGCACTCAGCTCCTGCAACCGCCACCCTATTCTTAATAGACTCCTCGATATTTTTGATGGATCGGTAGGGTCAGATTTTGCACCAGAGCTAAAGGATGCATTAGCCAAGACAGCGGAAGACCGAAAAAACAACAAGATTCCGCCTGGATACATGGATAAAGGTAAAGAATCGGATCGATCCCACGGGGACTTTTATCTTTGGCAACAAGTTCTCAACCATGCCAAAGAAAACCAGTGCCCAGTCATTTTGGTTACATCTGAAAGAAAAGAGGACTGGTGGGAAGAGCACTATGGGAACATAGTTGGTCCCAGACCGGAGCTCCTGAAAGAAATAAATGAAATTGCGGGACAAACAGTTCTAATCTATCAGACCACTAAGTTTATTCAGCACGCATCCGAACGTTTAGGAAGTCGGGTTGACCAGAGCATCGTTGAAGAAATTCGAGCGATAGGCCAGGCTAGAGAAAAGTCAGGACAGGCGGTAAATGTAGTTGAGCAAACTGCCGTCATGGCCAGCCCCGAAGAGAACTTCGGACTACTTGAGATTGAACTAGCGAGACCCGTAACAAACTTTACAACCACCGGTCACTTTTCACCTTATTTAGACGAAGTTCCAAATGTATATGTTGATGTTTTGGAAAGCCCTGACGGCGCCCCCGACTTTCAAGTTTATGCAAGCACAGGAACACGCCACGACTTCAACATTCATGTACGATCCAGATTTAAAGGAACTCCTATGCCAACTGGAAAATACATATTTAACTACCATGCCGCGATTTATGCGGAACTGGAGGAGGAAATTCAGAGCATAGACAACGAAGAACTTGGCTAG